From Podospora bellae-mahoneyi strain CBS 112042 chromosome 3, whole genome shotgun sequence, the proteins below share one genomic window:
- the SOG2_2 gene encoding RAM signaling network component (COG:S; EggNog:ENOG503NWQU) — MDFPRGLPDNPAHARRAVEAAARANPVPPPPVPSIKDVPSNTNLSASGPISSSQVLALAREAMRAAHENEAKAAAASGVSNTLPKPGLTIDLSRKKIAKLPEEIVDIIKDELERLALSHNYLETIPSRLPECTSLRYLNVRQNQIKEFPLALCDLKSLEILDLGRNQLQTLPPEIIKLSSLKVFSIHKNQIKKLPLCLAEMPSLSVIKLEGNPLEFPPREVWDSGGDNAGAAKESDMTEVALTTRIKKFLKLTASSMNGRGDSDSVGDDAEGTETPRPTIKRVFSGRFPVRVNGSDMPDLRSPALTRPPPIPSRSHYRGLSQQNGAQRRPGVMPLTIGNPNERVRSNSETIVQTSSRERSESRSRRMGIVSKRSELSTLEEIEGTNRFSHYRGLSHGSAMQGNGTVMQVQSPNVTSPAEPALQRPVYVRRLSILPERRRESKVFDPVLEASKGILYSIFQIHPMIQMLIGLTNDGTSRRSNSLEIVFYNTNAHVEQLELEIQKHDQAMDAGGSRENENVQRACITLINAYTHVCSLLMSNVDLFLDNGDPRYIRTLLTQLYNSIMELRVTCSQVAPRSLPPHMRTDPGETLRPHSRENSFVPPTADRPAMINSRSRNGTFVHHPSSLRVTTDVPLGPFVNGSSRTAIMSAATPRSGESFASNSTSGIRNLSADFSEEDRVFERIFLSLTKTADLVMRILPQLSQQLSSSMRLAMAQRAPEHVVQPWKMLIHRCTVSIQQTESLKQKLSTIKLKEPGIRTQAPFWGLCSSFIDSWYMLVTKIKQLQSEVQLPIDTRSRLRPVHQSMKETCDLIHSSPWAYFTRQGHHHGHHGHHGNHGHGPNHGSENLSPYNLQPLPMTPQSAALGPAVQATVPSTPQSASFAAAFQGNVFERADTLLSMGGLGMSRHGTMNSTSTTASLTTAGSMHSVNSSQDIPTPSSALSPMPWPGHGHSQGSLSVLPLRLPAGGSNGKMNGF, encoded by the exons ATGGATTTTCCTCGGGGTCTGCCCGACAACCCAGCCCACGCCCGCCGCGCTGTagaggctgctgctcgcgCAAATCCcgttccaccaccaccagttcCGAGCATCAAAGATGTGCCGTCAAATACCAACCTCTCGGCCTCGGGGCCCATCTCATCGAGCCAGGTGCTTGCCCTCGCGAGGGAGGCCATGCGGGCCGCTCACGAAAACGAAGCGAAAGCGGCAGCCGCCAGCGGAGTTAGCAACACGCTGCCAAAACCAGGCCTCACCATTGATCTGAGCAGGAAGAAGATTGCAAAGTTGCCAGAGGAAATCGTCGACATAATAAAGGACGAACTAGAGCG ACTTGCCCTATCACACAACTACTTGGAAACCATCCCATCACGTCTGCCAGAATGCACATCATTGCGGTATCTCAACGTCCGACAGAACCAGATCAAAGAATTTCCCCTTGCG CTCTGCGACCTAAAATCCCTGGAGATTCTCGATCTGGGCCGAAATCAGTTGCAAACTCTGCCGCCAGAAATCATCAAGCTGTCGTCCCTCAAGGTCTTCTCGATTCACAAGAACCAGATCAAGAAGCTGCCGCTGTGTCTTGCCGAAATGCCGTCACTGTCGGTCATCAAACTCGAGGGCAACCCCCTGGAGTTTCCGCCCCGGGAGGTCTGGGATAGTGGCGGAGATAACGCTGGAGCGGCCAAGGAGAGTGACATGACCGAGGTGGCCCTGACGACACGCATCAAGAAGTTTCTCAAGCTCACGGCTTCAAGTATGAATGGGCGTGGTGATTCCGATTCGGTGGGAGACGATGCGGAAGGAACCGAAACACCGCGGCCAACAATCAAGCGAGTATTCAGTGGTCGATTCCCCGTCCGGGTCAACGGCAGCGATATGCCCGATCTTCGATCACCGGCTCTTACTCGCCCTCCACCAATTCCCTCGCGCTCACACTATCGTGGACTCTCTCAGCAAAATGGAGCACAGCGGAGACCTGGAGTCATGCCGCTGACCATCGGTAACCCAAACGAACGGGTGCGCAGCAATTCAGAGACGATTGTGCAAACCTCAAGCAGGGAGCGGTCCGAAAGCAGGTCACGGCGGATGGGCATTGTGTCAAAGCGGTCAGAGCTCAGCACCTTGGAGGAAATCGAGGGTACAAACCGGTTCAGCCATTACCGCGGGCTCAGTCATGGATCCGCCATGCAAGGGAACGGGACCGTCATGCAGGTGCAGAGTCCCAACGTCACAAGCCCGGCCGAACCGGCACTGCAACGGCCCGTTTACGTGCGCAGGCTGTCTATCCTGCCAGAGAGGAGACGGGAGTCCAAGGTGTTTGATCCGGTGCTGGAAGCTTCCAAGGGCATTTTGTATTCCATCTTCCAGATCCATCCGATGATCCAAATGTTGATCGGTCTGACCAACGACGGAACCTCGCGCCGGTCCAACTCTTTGGAGATTGTCTTTTACAACACCAACGCCCATGTGGAacagctggagctggagattCAGAAGCATGACCAAGCGATGGATGCTGGGGGTTCGAGGGAAAACGAAAACGTGCAAAGGGCATGCATCACGCTGATCAATGCTTACACGCACGTCTGCTCGCTGTTGATGAGCAACGTTGACCTTTTTCTGGACAATGGCGACCCGCGGTACATTCGGACTCTGTTGACGCAGCTCTATAATAGCATAATGGAGCTGCGTGTGACATGCTCACAGGTCGCTCCGCGGTCTCTGCCGCCGCATATGCGAACGGACCCGGGCGAAACCCTCCGCCCTCACTCGCGGGAGAATTCTTTTGTTCCTCCCACGGCCGACCGCCCAGCTATGATCAACAGCAGGTCGCGGAACGGGACATTTGTCCACCACCCGAGCAGCCTCCGGGTGACCACCGATGTTCCTCTGGGGCCATTTGTCAATGGCTCCAGCAGGACAGCCATTATGAGCGCTGCCACACCCCGCTCAGGAGAGTCGTTTGCTTCCAACAGCACGTCAGGTATCCGAAACCTGTCGGCTGACTTTTCCGAAGAGGACCGCGTCTTTGAACGGATTTTCCTCTCATTAACCAAAACGGCGGATCTAGTCATGCGGATACTACCCCAACTAAGCCAGCAGCTTTCGTCGTCGATGAGACTGGCAATGGCGCAGCGAGCCCCCGAGCACGTTGTGCAGCCCTGGAAGATGTTGATCCACCGGTGTACAGTCTCGATTCAGCAAACAGAGAGTTTGAAGCAGAAGCTGTCGACGATCAAGCTTAAGGAGCCAGGGATCAGGACACAGGCGCCGTTTTGGGGCCTGTGCAGCAGTTTCATTGATTCCTGGTACATGCTGGTCACAAAGATCAAGCAACTTCAAAGCGAGGTTCAACTGCCAATAGACACCAGGTCGAGGTTGCGACCGGTTCATCAGAGCATGAAGGAAACATGTGACCTGATACACTCGAGTCCTTGGGCATACTTTACACGACAAGGGCATCATCATGGGCACCATGGCCATCACGGAAACCATGGGCATGGGCCTAATCATGGGTCGGAGAATTTGAGTCCTTACAACTTGCAACCATTGCCGATGACGCCGCAGAGTGCCGCCTTGGGTCCGGCAGTCCAGGCGACTGTGCCTTCCACCCCACAGAGCGCTTCGTTTGCGGCGGCGTTCCAGGGCAATGTATTTGAACGAGCGGATACCTTGCTCTCCATGGGAGGGCTAGGCATGTCGAGGCACGGGACTATGAACTCCACCTCGACAACAGCGAGTCTCACCACGGCGGGCAGCATGCACTCTGTGAACTCGAGCCAGGATATTCCGACTCCGAGCTCGGCCCTAAGCCCAATGCCTTGGCCAGGGCATGGGCACTCACAAGGGAGCTTGAGTGTGCTACCGTTGCGACTCCCAGCAGGAGGTAGCAATGGGAAAATGAATGGATTTTGA